Proteins from a genomic interval of Capsicum annuum cultivar UCD-10X-F1 chromosome 4, UCD10Xv1.1, whole genome shotgun sequence:
- the LOC107869624 gene encoding glucan endo-1,3-beta-glucosidase 8-like translates to MYKTISLLWVRLLMSLIFLFGEVHVSAFLGITWGRSSAQTFVPSMVVDLLLQNGISDMRIFQPSLNVLDAFANTDIAITITLQPNYLANVKEQKHIDNFLYERVKSYVDKGVKFRYVYVGNEPFLKVTTSKKRVNADVHFLNMTRYALDSFNFPDIKVTTPHFTDCLLNVTKPSEGDFREDIKEKMIEMIDYIDKTGGPFVLNIFPIYTVSRYGFDVEFSFFDNKSKFKIVDGNNIYKNVFTFLYDTLVSALTKAGYGQMEIVIGQIGWPTDGYMSASEENAERFYRGLFQYMAKKKGTPLRPNRDISMYVISLTDENTNSLESGAYMRHWGIYKLDGKPKYKIDFTMQDRETKPTAARGIVKMPKRWCVFDGKTDHNKTLVVQDYEYACDDSDCSAFGAGASCDNLSFVQQVSYAYNMRYQMENQNQQKCNLIGAMLTTVNPSTPNCDFPIEILTAEFVDGGSLLTKRF, encoded by the exons ATGTACAAAACTATAAGTTTGTTATGGGTACGTTTACTAATGTCACTGATATTTTTATTCGGTGAGGTTCACGTAAGCGCCTTTTTGGGCATAACTTGGGGGAGGTCGTCTGCACAAACTTTTGTTCCATCGATGGTGGTGGATTTACTATTACAAAATGGAATTTCAGATATGAGAATTTTTCAACCAAGCTTAAACGTTCTCGATGCCTTTGCCAACACCGATATCGCTATAACCATCACCTTACAACCGAACTATTTAGCAAATGTCAAGGAACAAAAACACATAGATAACTTTCTTTATGAACGTGTGAAGTCTTATGTTGACAAAGGAGTCAAATTCAG GTACGTGTATGTGGGGAACGAACCCTTTCTCAAAGTAACAACTTCAAAAAAAAGAGTTAACGCTGATGTACATTTCCTGAATATGACTAGATACGCCCTTGATAGTTTCAACTTCCCAGATATCAAAGTAACAACACCCCATTTCACGGACTGCCTACTAAATGTGACCAAGCCATCTGAAGGTGATTTTCGAGAAGACATAAAGGAGAAAATGATAGAAATGATCGATTACATTGACAAAACTGGTGGCCCTTTCGTTCTCAATATATTCCCAATCTATACTGTTTCCAGATATGGATTTgatgtggaattttctttcttcgATAATAAATCCAAGTTCAAGATAGTAGATGGCAATAACATTTACAAAAATGTCTTCACTTTCTTATATGATACACTTGTTTCTGCTCTAACAAAGGCAGGGTATGGACAAATGGAGATTGTTATTGGACAAATTGGTTGGCCTACAGATGGATACATGAGTGCAAGCGAAGAAAATGCTGAAAGATTTTACCGTGGTCTTTTTCAATATATGGCTAAGAAGAAAGGAACTCCACTACGCCCTAATAGGGATATAAGTATGTATGTCATTTCCTTGACAGATGAGAATACAAATAGTCTAGAATCTGGCGCTTATATGAGACATTGGGGTATCTATAAACTCGACGGCAAACCCAAGTACAAAATTGATTTTACCATGCAAGACCGAGAAACCAAACCCACCGCTGCCAGAG GTATAGTGAAAATGCCAAAGAGATGGTGTGTGTTTGATGGTAAAACTGATCACAACAAGACACTCGTGGTGCAAGATTATGAATACGCATGTGATGACTCAGATTGCAGTGCGTTTGGTGCTGGTGCTTCATGTGATAACCTTAGTTTCGTACAGCAAGTCTCTTATGCATATAATATGCGTTACCAAatggaaaatcaaaatcaacagaAATGCAATTTGATTGGAGCTATGTTAACCACAGTTAATCCTTCAACTCCAAACTGTGATTTCCCAATTGAGATCTTAACTGCAGAGTTTGTAGATGGTGGAAGTCTTCTAACCAAGAGATTCTAG